The following coding sequences lie in one Paroedura picta isolate Pp20150507F chromosome 10, Ppicta_v3.0, whole genome shotgun sequence genomic window:
- the IL15 gene encoding interleukin-15 isoform X2 yields the protein MLTYSSNAYLLQVAYLQQVQTCHNVTLHAVLTDLKKIKSCSKIDASLYTAEMTDIECKASVMNCFILEMDVIFYESKYGSDKKFTNHVHNVLKNIRSVPVKNQSNKTSTCQKCETFGEKKCTEFIKRFEDFIKQFYAELKANEKC from the exons ATGCTCACCTACAGTAGCAA CGCATATCTACTACAAGTAGCATATCTACAACAAGTACAGACCTGTCATAATGTTACTTTGCATGCTGTGCTTACAgacctgaaaaaaattaaaagctgctCCAAG ATTGATGCCTCTTTATATACTGCAGAAATGACTGAT ATTGAATGTAAAGCATCAGTCATGAATTGCTTTATCCTTGAAATGGATGTAATTTTCTACGAATCTAAGTACGGAAGTGATAAGAAATTCACCAATCATGTGCATAATGTGCTAAAAAATATTCGCTCAGTTCCAGTCAAAAATCAG AGCAACAAAACATCCACGTGTCAGAAATGTGAAACATTTGGAGAGAAGAAATGTACAGAATTTATAAAAAGATTTGAAGAttttataaaacaattttatgCTGAACTAAAAGCGAATGAAAAATGTTAA
- the IL15 gene encoding interleukin-15 isoform X1: MNSYFLPSSLNNKPTFTVFILCAYLLQVAYLQQVQTCHNVTLHAVLTDLKKIKSCSKIDASLYTAEMTDIECKASVMNCFILEMDVIFYESKYGSDKKFTNHVHNVLKNIRSVPVKNQSNKTSTCQKCETFGEKKCTEFIKRFEDFIKQFYAELKANEKC, encoded by the exons ATGAAcagttatttccttccttcctctttgaaTAACAAGCCCACATTTACTGTCTTTATCCTTTG CGCATATCTACTACAAGTAGCATATCTACAACAAGTACAGACCTGTCATAATGTTACTTTGCATGCTGTGCTTACAgacctgaaaaaaattaaaagctgctCCAAG ATTGATGCCTCTTTATATACTGCAGAAATGACTGAT ATTGAATGTAAAGCATCAGTCATGAATTGCTTTATCCTTGAAATGGATGTAATTTTCTACGAATCTAAGTACGGAAGTGATAAGAAATTCACCAATCATGTGCATAATGTGCTAAAAAATATTCGCTCAGTTCCAGTCAAAAATCAG AGCAACAAAACATCCACGTGTCAGAAATGTGAAACATTTGGAGAGAAGAAATGTACAGAATTTATAAAAAGATTTGAAGAttttataaaacaattttatgCTGAACTAAAAGCGAATGAAAAATGTTAA